The Stigmatopora argus isolate UIUO_Sarg chromosome 16, RoL_Sarg_1.0, whole genome shotgun sequence genome has a window encoding:
- the st6galnac6 gene encoding alpha-N-acetylgalactosaminide alpha-2,6-sialyltransferase 6, giving the protein MGGKAGERTRRVAILVAILILTTLLILYNSGAGQSSDPPFRVAWNHSVRLTDLKKWAAKDDYVAVHGDQRMDLRCGHCALVSSSSHVLGTKAGPLIDASECVIRMNDAPTAGYEGDVGGRTTLRVVAHSSVYRVLRRRDDFLVDPGGRLRTIFWGPPKKMTRDSKTAVYRSVQRMCSTHERLSCFTVAPAKMYRFDHLFQLETGRNRVRSNSWLSTGWFTMVIAIEICDNIVVYGMVPPNYCSITKGPKMLPYHYYKPRGSDECVTFMQNQNNQRGSHHRFITEKEVFGHWAQQYNITFVHPTW; this is encoded by the exons ATGGGAGGCAAG GCGGGAGAGCGGACCCGGCGGGTTGCCATCTTGGTGGCCATCTTGATCCTGACCACGCTGCTGATCTTGTACAACTCGGGGGCCGGCCAGTCCAGCGACCCGCCCTTCCGGGTGGCTTGGAACCACTCGGTCCGGCTCACCGACCTGAAAAAGTGGGCCGCCAAAGACGACTACGTGGCCGTCCACGGCGACCAG AGAATGGACCTCCGGTGCGGCCACTGCGCCCTGGTCAGCAGCTCCAGCCACGTCCTGGGCACCAAAGCGGGCCCGCTCATCGACGCCAGCGAGTGCGTGATCCGCATGAACGACGCGCCCACGGCGGGCTACGAGGGCGACGTGGGCGGGCGAACCACACTGCGGGTGGTGGCCCATTCCAGCGTGTACCGGGTGCTGCGGCGCCGCGACGACTTCCTGGTGGACCCCGGCGGCCGCCTGCGGACCATCTTCTGGGGGCCGCCCAAGAAGATGACCAGGGACTCCAAAACCGCCGTGTACCGATCCGTCCAGAGGATGTGCTCCACCCACGAGCGGCTGTCGTGTTTCACCGTGGCGCCGGCGAAAATGTACAGGTTCGATCACCTGTTCCAACTGGAGACGGGACGAAACAG AGTAAGGTCCAACTCCTGGCTAAGCACGGGCTGGTTCACCATGGTCATCGCCATCGAAATATGCGACAACATCGTGGTGTACGGAATGGTTCCGCCCAATTATTGCAG CATCACAAAGGGCCCCAAGATGTTGCCGTACCACTACTACAAGCCGCGGGGTTCCGACGAGTGCGTCACGTTCATGCAGAACCAGAACAACCAAAGAGGGAGCCACCACCGCTTCATCACGGAAAAGGAGGTTTTCGGACACTGGGCGCAGCAGTACAACATCACCTTCGTCCATCCCACCTGGTGA
- the spout1 gene encoding putative methyltransferase C9orf114 homolog: MSTAVAKKRPKTVVSEVEENVDWKKRKAQMKEDKKRRKEAKLFKQLENKQQEEAAEKEKSEHIQKNGRAYTVSVALPGSVLDNAQSAELRTYLAGQIARACVIFCVDEIIIFDEQGEDVKSVEGEFKGVGKKGQACVQLARILQYLECPQYLRKMFFPKHQDLQYAGLLNPLDSPHHMRMDEESEYREGIVLDRPTKPGKGSLVNCGMRKEVQIDKQLQAGLRVTVRLNATQNQESKMYKAVVVAPHVPTTEGGLYWGYSVRLASCLSAVFTEGPYADGYDVTVGTSEKGSACQRASLSPFKHLLVVFGGLQGLESSLDADQKLNVTCPSFLFDHYLNTCPAQGSRTIRTEEAILISMAILTQKITDAFSGTSP, from the exons ATGTCTACCGCCGTCGCCAAAAAGAGACCAAAAACAGTCGTCTCCGAG GTGGAGGAAAATGTGGACTGGAAGAAAAGGAAAGCGCAAA tgaaAGAGGATAAAAAACGGAGGAAAGAGGCGAAGCTCTTCAAACAGTTGGAAAATAAGCAACAAGAAGAGGCGGCCGAGAAAGAAAAATCCGAGCATATACAGAAAAATG GTCGAGCGTATACGGTGAGCGTAGCTCTGCCCGGCTCGGTTCTGGACAACGCCCAGTCTGCCGAACTCCGCACTTACCTGGCGGGACAGATCGCCCGCGCCTGCGTCATCTTCTGCGTGGATGAAATTATCATCTTTGATGAGCAAGGCGAAGATGTTAA AAGCGTGGAAGGTGAGTTTAAAGGCGTAGGGAAGAAGGGACAAGCGTGTGTCCAGCTGGCTCGAATTCTGCAGTACCTTGAGTGCCCACA GTACCTGCGGAAGATGTTCTTTCCAAAGCATCAAGACTTGCAGTATGCGG GACTGCTTAACCCTTTGGACAGCCCTCACCACATGAGAATGGACGAGGAATCGGAGTACCGCGAAGGTATCGTCCTTGACAGGCCCACCAAACCGGGAAAAGGCTCTCTGGTCAACTGTGGCATGAGGAAG GAAGTTCAAATCGACAAACAACTTCAGGCCGGATTGCGAGTGACCGTGCGCCTCAACGCCACGCAGAACCAAG AGAGCAAAATGTACAAAGCAGTGGTGGTGGCTCCTCACGTGCCCACCACGGAAGGGGGGCTCTACTGGGGTTACAGCGTCCGCCTAGCGTCATGCCTCA GCGCCGTGTTCACCGAAGGCCCGTACGCCGACGGCTACGACGTGACCGTGGGGACGTCGGAAAAGGGCAGCGCCTGCCAGCGAGCCTCCCTTTCACCGTTCAA GCATCTCCTGGTGGTCTTCGGGGGGCTGCAAGGGCTGGAGTCTAGTCTGGACGCGGACCAAAAGTTGAACGTGACGTGTCCCAGCTTCCTCTTTGACCACTATCTCAACACGTGTCCCGCTCAGGGGAGCCGCACCATCCGCACCGAG GAAGCCATTTTGATTTCCATGGCGATACTGACGCAGAAGATCACGGACGCCTTTTCCGGGACGTCTCCTTAA
- the st6galnac4 gene encoding alpha-N-acetyl-neuraminyl-2,3-beta-galactosyl-1,3-N-acetyl-galactosaminide alpha-2,6-sialyltransferase — protein sequence MTLSCDGAPLGHRHIRSKDMKSTTLRWLCLISLLSLYVLLWFGPVIRFPRAPAPPRRSSGLLGYVRIRPDTVEQFLDLHFNHCALISSSGQMRGSGLGTDIDQIPCVIRMNDAPTAGYEADVGGRTSVRVVSHTSVPRLLKNPRRYFREAGDTAYVFWGPDRNMRTDGKGAVFNALRRIAGEYPETKLYAMTRERVMLCDQVFQNETGKNRMKSGAYLSTGFFAMTLAVEMCDSVRVYGMINADHCRQTNRSAALYHYYERSAADECLMYKLHERKQRGGHRFITEKAIYAKWALRHKIEFRHPSWNLGLTP from the exons ATGACACTGTCATGCGATGGAGCCCCGCTTGGCCATCGGCACATCCGAAGCAAAGACATGAAATCTACG ACTCTGCGATGGCTTTGCCTGATCAGCCTCCTAAGCCTGTACGTCTTGTTGTGGTTCGGACCTGTGATTAGGTTTCCCCGTGCACCCGCGCCGCCCCGGCGCAGCTCTGGACTTTTGGGCTACGTCCGGATCCGGCCCGACACCGTGGAACAG ttcttGGATCTGCACTTCAACCATTGCGCGCTAATCTCCAGTTCTGGCCAGATGCGTGGGTCGGGTTTAGGCACCGACATCGACCAGATCCCATGCGTCATCCGCATGAACGACGCCCCTACGGCGGGCTACGAAGCGGACGTGGGCGGGCGCACCAGCGTCCGCGTGGTCTCGCACACCAGCGTGCCCCGACTGCTCAAGAACCCGCGGCGCTACTTCCGGGAGGCGGGCGACACGGCGTACGTGTTCTGGGGACCGGACAGGAACATGAGGACGGACGGGAAGGGCGCCGTCTTCAACGCGCTTCGTAGGATCGCCGGCGAGTACCCGGAAACGAAGCTCTACGCCATGACGCGGGAGAGGGTCATGCTCTGTGACCAGGTTTTTCAGAACGAAACTGGAAAGAATCG AATGAAGTCGGGAGCGTACCTGAGCACGGGATTCTTCGCCATGACGCTGGCAGTGGAGATGTGCGACAGCGTTCGTGTTTACGGGATGATCAACGCTGACCATTGCAG ACAAACCAATCGCAGCGCGGCTCTCTACCACTACTACGAGCGGTCGGCGGCGGACGAATGCCTGATGTACAAGCTTCACGAGCGCAAGCAGCGCGGCGGCCATCGCTTCATCACCGAGAAGGCCATCTACGCCAAGTGGGCCTTGCGACACAAGATTGAGTTCAGGCACCCTTCGTGGAATTTGGGACTGACTCCGTAG